In Lactococcus garvieae subsp. garvieae, the following proteins share a genomic window:
- a CDS encoding putative quinol monooxygenase, which yields MIIVNAKFFIKDEKREEFLKDAAELIAASKQEEGCLAYDLYEAVLSENAFVMIENWASLEAIEKHNTNPLLLAFAQNVSNYSLKKPELHIVEKGEK from the coding sequence TTGATTATTGTTAATGCTAAATTTTTTATTAAAGATGAAAAAAGAGAAGAATTTTTAAAAGATGCGGCGGAACTCATCGCCGCTTCCAAACAAGAAGAAGGGTGTTTAGCCTATGATTTATACGAAGCAGTGCTTTCAGAAAATGCGTTTGTGATGATTGAAAACTGGGCTTCCTTAGAAGCAATCGAAAAACACAACACGAATCCTTTGCTGTTAGCTTTTGCGCAAAATGTCAGCAATTATAGTCTTAAAAAACCGGAATTACACATTGTAGAGAAGGGAGAAAAATAA
- a CDS encoding WxL domain-containing protein: protein MKKAFLATMGMGILASMTMASATTGFADEAEAKDSTANFTITAKDPGNPTDPDNGTLTLKEVPSFNYGVLEASSIYSGFTGKAAQAEGKVLVSDTRLGTSDWTLTANMDKFTNSKTSLEGAALDLSAIGTLGEDFTGVIKDDKSPVELAKGNGSHGKDEFLISAENAKLTLGANPKANLAADDAFETTINWNLSSSQPVAPTA from the coding sequence ATGAAAAAAGCATTTTTAGCAACAATGGGTATGGGAATCTTGGCTAGCATGACGATGGCTTCAGCTACTACAGGGTTCGCGGATGAAGCAGAAGCCAAAGATTCTACTGCTAACTTCACGATTACTGCTAAAGATCCAGGAAATCCAACGGATCCAGATAATGGCACATTGACATTGAAAGAAGTACCAAGCTTTAACTATGGTGTTCTTGAAGCCAGCTCAATTTATTCAGGTTTCACTGGAAAAGCTGCTCAAGCTGAAGGAAAAGTTTTAGTGAGTGATACACGTTTGGGCACATCAGACTGGACATTGACAGCTAACATGGATAAATTTACAAATTCTAAAACTTCATTGGAAGGTGCAGCTTTAGATCTTTCAGCGATCGGTACTTTAGGTGAAGATTTTACAGGTGTTATTAAAGATGATAAGAGTCCTGTAGAACTTGCAAAAGGTAATGGTTCGCATGGTAAAGATGAATTCCTTATTTCTGCAGAAAATGCTAAATTAACTTTGGGCGCAAATCCAAAAGCCAACTTGGCAGCTGATGATGCTTTTGAAACAACAATCAACTGGAACTTGAGTTCTTCACAACCCGTCGCTCCAACTGCATAA
- a CDS encoding DUF1304 domain-containing protein encodes MSVITTLLGVLVALEFFYITYLEIVKTTSDATARVFKMSREDLQNKNIQVLFKNQGVYNGLIGIGILYALFVSSVRIELLSVFLVYIILVALYGSLTSDRFIIFKQGGLAILTLLSIIFL; translated from the coding sequence ATGTCAGTCATAACAACTCTTTTAGGAGTATTGGTAGCATTAGAGTTCTTTTATATTACCTATTTAGAAATAGTAAAAACGACTTCTGATGCAACAGCTAGGGTGTTTAAAATGTCCAGAGAGGATTTGCAAAATAAAAATATCCAAGTCCTGTTTAAAAATCAAGGAGTATACAATGGCTTGATTGGTATTGGGATACTTTATGCGCTGTTTGTTTCTTCTGTGCGTATAGAATTATTGAGTGTCTTCTTAGTATATATTATTTTAGTAGCACTGTATGGGAGCCTCACGAGTGACCGCTTCATTATTTTTAAACAAGGTGGGTTAGCAATCTTAACTTTACTTAGTATTATTTTTTTATAA
- a CDS encoding ABC transporter permease has protein sequence MDFIRRAWLFTKAKLSRTLLLIVAFSTILIFVLSGLVIHTASNRSIENAKKSAGATVTLSINRSAMMENFSKSDSTAETNKSDMPTITQADADKIAKLSGVKSFSYTKQATANAKSNIEAVSQSDTTENNDKQGAVFMAGPEMGGSTPGDFKIVGTNDLLASSEFSGGTNKITSGRAIQSSDEGTNNVVIEESLAKQNNLKLNSTFTLKDSNDKTYKMTVVGLYKSGSTENDLAADFSFMNPANQIYTALSVPNQIDGKTGTLGSAIFNLENPEDSEKFVKEATKLIDTDKFEVQSNDALYQQMLQPLNNISSFSKNIVILVTLAGAIILALIVMLMVRERRFEIGVLMSLGESKGKIVAQFFTELFMIMLVSTAIASATGNFVGNAVGQQLLNQETQTSQTNKPTQINGTQRQENEPQTQKGGPGAQPGGMRTAIGMGQNSEQLKAINELEIKTSPQQIAMLAALALLITLVAVGLAAIGILRLNPKQVLTN, from the coding sequence TTGGATTTTATAAGACGTGCCTGGCTTTTTACTAAAGCCAAATTATCACGAACCCTTCTACTTATTGTGGCCTTTTCAACTATACTTATTTTTGTGCTTTCTGGTTTAGTGATTCATACCGCTTCTAACCGTTCCATCGAAAATGCAAAGAAGAGTGCCGGAGCCACCGTTACACTTTCTATTAATCGTTCCGCAATGATGGAAAATTTTTCTAAGAGTGATTCAACGGCGGAAACAAACAAGTCCGATATGCCTACCATTACTCAAGCAGATGCGGATAAAATAGCGAAACTTTCTGGTGTCAAATCTTTCTCATATACGAAACAAGCTACCGCAAATGCTAAAAGCAATATCGAAGCAGTCAGTCAATCTGACACCACAGAGAATAATGATAAACAAGGAGCTGTCTTTATGGCAGGGCCGGAAATGGGCGGAAGTACTCCCGGTGATTTTAAAATCGTCGGTACAAACGACTTGCTCGCCTCTTCAGAGTTTTCAGGTGGCACAAATAAAATAACCTCTGGACGTGCCATTCAGTCTTCTGATGAAGGAACGAATAATGTTGTCATTGAAGAGAGCTTGGCTAAACAGAACAATCTCAAACTAAACTCAACATTTACCCTCAAAGACAGTAATGATAAAACTTACAAAATGACTGTTGTAGGACTTTACAAATCAGGTTCGACAGAAAATGATTTGGCGGCAGACTTTAGCTTTATGAATCCTGCCAATCAGATATATACTGCTTTGAGTGTACCAAACCAAATCGATGGTAAAACAGGGACGCTGGGAAGTGCAATCTTCAATCTGGAAAACCCAGAAGATTCAGAGAAATTTGTCAAAGAAGCCACTAAGCTTATCGATACAGATAAATTTGAAGTACAGTCTAATGATGCTCTTTACCAACAAATGCTTCAACCTCTGAACAATATCAGCAGTTTTTCTAAGAATATTGTTATCCTTGTTACACTTGCAGGTGCGATCATCCTGGCACTCATCGTTATGCTCATGGTCCGTGAACGCCGCTTTGAAATTGGTGTCTTGATGAGTTTAGGTGAGTCAAAAGGAAAAATTGTTGCGCAATTCTTTACTGAACTGTTTATGATAATGCTCGTTTCTACTGCTATAGCCTCAGCTACTGGTAACTTTGTGGGCAATGCCGTTGGCCAACAATTACTTAACCAAGAAACTCAAACCAGTCAAACCAATAAACCTACACAAATAAATGGTACTCAAAGACAAGAAAACGAACCTCAGACACAAAAAGGAGGACCTGGCGCTCAACCTGGTGGGATGCGTACGGCGATTGGGATGGGACAAAATAGTGAACAGCTCAAAGCCATAAATGAGCTCGAAATTAAAACAAGTCCACAACAAATCGCAATGTTAGCAGCTCTTGCACTCTTGATTACGCTTGTGGCCGTTGGTTTAGCAGCAATTGGCATTTTACGCTTAAACCCTAAACAGGTACTGACCAATTAA
- a CDS encoding ABC transporter ATP-binding protein, with translation MTVLNIENLTYYYNHPEDYLFQDVTETFEAGIMYSILGQSGSGKTTLLSLLAGLDMPKSGQIKLNGEEIKSSQLTHYRKNIVSTIFQSYNLLTYMSAFENVKTALRISKVSFDDEKQAIIDSLEKVGLTEDLIYKPVSKLSGGQQQRVAIARALVLNHDIIIADEPTGNLDENTTRQIVELFKKIAHEDHKLVIIVTHETEVAQNSDVVYQLKNKKFTKLETF, from the coding sequence ATGACCGTATTGAACATCGAAAATTTGACTTACTACTATAATCATCCAGAAGATTACCTCTTTCAAGATGTCACAGAAACTTTTGAAGCAGGCATTATGTACAGTATTCTCGGCCAGTCTGGGAGTGGAAAAACAACATTATTATCTCTTCTGGCAGGCTTAGATATGCCCAAGTCCGGACAGATTAAACTTAATGGAGAGGAGATAAAATCAAGTCAGCTTACGCATTATCGGAAGAACATCGTTTCGACCATTTTTCAATCTTATAATTTATTGACCTATATGTCAGCTTTTGAAAATGTAAAAACAGCGCTCAGAATTTCAAAAGTCTCCTTTGATGATGAGAAGCAGGCCATTATTGACAGTTTGGAAAAAGTGGGGTTGACTGAAGACTTAATCTACAAGCCTGTAAGTAAACTTTCAGGAGGACAGCAGCAACGGGTGGCTATCGCACGCGCCCTCGTTTTAAATCATGATATCATCATTGCGGACGAACCAACAGGAAATCTTGATGAAAATACGACGCGACAAATTGTCGAGCTCTTCAAAAAAATTGCTCATGAAGACCATAAACTTGTAATTATCGTCACTCATGAAACAGAGGTGGCCCAAAACTCCGATGTTGTATATCAACTCAAAAATAAAAAATTTACCAAATTAGAGACGTTTTAA
- the lepA gene encoding translation elongation factor 4: protein MNIQEMNARKEKIRNFSIIAHIDHGKSTLADRILELTETVSKREMQAQLLDSMDLERERGITIKLNAIELEYTAKDGETYIFHLIDTPGHVDFTYEVSRSLAACEGAILVVDAAQGIEAQTLANVYLALDNDLEILPVINKIDLPAADPERVRTEVEDVIGLDASEAVLASAKAGIGIEEILEQVVEKVPAPQGDVEAPLKALIFDSVYDAYRGVILQIRVVDGSVKVGDTIQLMSNGKEFVVTEVGIFTPKAVARDFLMAGDVGYLAAAIKTVADTRVGDTITLANRPADEALAGYKKMNPMVFCGLYPIDSNRYNDLREALERLQLNDASLQFEPETSQALGFGFRCGFLGLLHMDVIQERLEREFNLDLIMTAPSVIYHVNTTDGETMEVANPSEFPDPTRIDSIEEPFVKAQIMVPNEFVGAVMELAQRKRGEFVTMDYLDANRVNVIYHIPLSEIVFDFFDKLKSSTRGYASFDYEISDYRPSRLVKMDILLNSEKVDALSFIVHKDFAYERGKVIVEKLKKLIPRQQFEVPIQATIGQKIVARSDIKALRKNVLAKCYGGDVSRKRKLLEKQKAGKKRMKSIGSVEVPQEAFLSVLSMDEE, encoded by the coding sequence ATGAATATACAAGAAATGAACGCGCGCAAGGAGAAAATCCGTAACTTTTCGATCATCGCGCATATTGACCACGGAAAATCAACGCTGGCTGACCGTATCCTTGAACTGACAGAAACGGTCTCAAAACGTGAAATGCAAGCACAGCTTTTGGACAGCATGGATTTGGAGCGCGAACGTGGTATTACGATCAAGCTCAATGCTATTGAGTTAGAATACACGGCTAAAGATGGAGAAACCTACATTTTCCATTTGATTGACACGCCTGGGCACGTCGATTTTACCTATGAAGTTTCCCGTTCTTTAGCTGCCTGTGAAGGTGCAATTCTTGTTGTCGATGCAGCTCAAGGGATTGAAGCCCAAACTTTGGCCAACGTTTACTTGGCTTTAGATAATGACTTGGAAATTTTACCTGTTATTAATAAAATTGACTTGCCTGCGGCAGATCCAGAACGTGTGCGTACTGAAGTTGAAGATGTTATCGGATTAGATGCTTCAGAAGCTGTTTTAGCCTCTGCGAAGGCAGGTATTGGTATTGAAGAAATTCTGGAGCAAGTCGTTGAGAAGGTTCCAGCACCTCAAGGAGACGTTGAAGCCCCACTGAAGGCGCTGATTTTTGATTCGGTTTATGATGCTTATCGTGGTGTTATCTTGCAAATCCGTGTAGTTGACGGTTCTGTGAAGGTCGGCGATACTATTCAATTGATGTCAAACGGTAAGGAATTTGTCGTGACGGAAGTTGGGATTTTCACCCCTAAAGCAGTAGCGCGTGACTTCCTCATGGCGGGGGATGTAGGTTACTTGGCAGCCGCAATTAAGACAGTTGCGGATACACGCGTCGGTGATACAATCACTTTAGCAAATCGCCCTGCTGATGAAGCACTTGCGGGTTATAAAAAGATGAATCCAATGGTTTTCTGTGGACTTTACCCGATCGATTCTAACCGTTATAATGACCTTCGTGAAGCGCTAGAACGTCTCCAACTGAATGACGCCAGCTTGCAGTTTGAGCCAGAAACATCACAAGCACTTGGATTTGGTTTCCGTTGTGGTTTCTTAGGCCTTTTGCACATGGATGTTATCCAAGAGCGTTTGGAACGCGAATTTAACTTAGACTTAATTATGACTGCACCATCTGTAATTTACCATGTCAACACGACAGATGGTGAAACAATGGAAGTCGCAAATCCGAGTGAATTCCCTGATCCAACTCGTATTGATAGTATTGAAGAACCATTTGTCAAAGCACAAATCATGGTTCCTAATGAGTTTGTGGGGGCCGTTATGGAGCTGGCTCAACGCAAACGTGGGGAATTTGTAACGATGGATTATCTTGATGCTAACCGTGTCAATGTTATTTATCATATCCCATTGAGTGAGATTGTCTTTGATTTCTTTGATAAACTCAAATCTTCAACACGTGGCTATGCAAGTTTCGACTATGAAATCTCAGATTACCGTCCATCACGCCTCGTGAAGATGGATATTCTCTTGAATTCGGAAAAAGTTGATGCCCTTAGCTTTATCGTGCACAAAGATTTTGCTTACGAACGTGGTAAAGTTATCGTTGAAAAACTTAAAAAACTTATCCCTCGTCAACAATTTGAAGTGCCTATCCAAGCTACTATTGGTCAAAAAATCGTGGCACGTAGCGACATCAAAGCCTTGCGTAAAAATGTCTTGGCGAAATGTTACGGTGGTGACGTTTCTCGGAAACGTAAACTTTTGGAAAAACAAAAGGCGGGTAAGAAACGAATGAAATCAATTGGTTCAGTAGAAGTACCCCAAGAAGCTTTCCTTTCTGTTTTGTCTATGGATGAAGAATAA
- a CDS encoding BglG family transcription antiterminator, which translates to MKKKEVLLEYLKKNRKQNFISSTELSKILGVTDRSIRYYVKQINEEVPKLIEASREGYRYSGQQEIGDNTNNAINSRRFSILQLLLKNNEKGVGLFDLAEKLWVSEATIRQDIGILQKMISSKGLHISQHAFNYYLKGSYDEKRQLIMSLIRQQGNSIQSLEEEMQRFLGEISLSEMTEVCRSIFKSHRFYVNNYFFQNFILHLIFSIHQQSVVEHQNFASPSFEMIEEISQWLFKHYNIVISTEDKLELALLCDGEKGHPESQIDAYVAQEVSESLHHALKEISDVFLIDFTDEKFLTRLLLHTQNLYNRIKDRKVKRNLSAIEIKMRYPILFDIAVYLSSLIVRDLKIEIAEDEIAFLALHLGSFLDEQEENEYKIRTQLKMSGYLERENRVLGCLEKRFSDELLFVKNGFNDEKNVELILSSDKIVENNPQYETVQIHEFLMEKDFILIREAMDRVKNKRYQYFLRSFLPEIIQKNAFLHLKGKVSKSVAFEKIGHWFFTNGFAEKDFSEKLFEREGLSSTSFSSGIALPHSIRYEGRKTGMLIFKPEEPLHWDNQVVQLILSFTINPDDSKDFNKLFPHLIEILTEEYHVEYLRRSENREEFLERMIELLSV; encoded by the coding sequence ATGAAGAAAAAAGAAGTTCTTTTAGAATACTTAAAAAAGAATAGAAAACAAAACTTCATTTCCAGTACAGAGTTATCAAAAATTTTGGGAGTGACAGATCGGAGTATTCGCTATTATGTAAAACAGATTAATGAGGAGGTTCCAAAACTTATTGAGGCAAGTCGTGAGGGCTATAGGTATAGTGGCCAACAAGAAATAGGAGACAACACTAATAATGCAATAAATAGCCGTCGATTTTCCATATTGCAGTTACTGTTAAAAAACAATGAAAAAGGAGTTGGTTTATTTGATTTAGCAGAAAAACTATGGGTTTCTGAAGCAACGATACGACAAGACATTGGGATATTACAAAAAATGATAAGTAGTAAAGGATTACACATTTCTCAACATGCTTTTAACTACTATTTAAAAGGAAGTTACGATGAAAAACGCCAGCTTATCATGAGTTTAATTCGTCAACAAGGGAACAGTATTCAAAGCTTAGAAGAAGAGATGCAGAGATTTTTAGGAGAAATTTCCTTATCAGAAATGACAGAAGTTTGTAGATCTATTTTTAAAAGTCATCGATTTTATGTTAATAATTATTTTTTTCAAAATTTTATTTTGCATTTAATTTTTTCTATACACCAGCAATCAGTAGTAGAACACCAGAATTTTGCGAGTCCCTCTTTTGAAATGATTGAGGAGATTTCACAGTGGCTTTTTAAACACTATAACATTGTTATTTCAACAGAGGATAAACTTGAGCTTGCTTTACTATGTGACGGAGAGAAAGGGCATCCAGAATCACAAATAGATGCATATGTAGCTCAAGAAGTATCCGAAAGTCTTCATCATGCCTTAAAAGAAATCAGCGATGTTTTTTTAATAGATTTTACAGATGAGAAATTTCTCACACGCTTACTTCTTCATACTCAAAATCTTTATAATCGCATAAAAGATAGAAAAGTAAAAAGAAATTTAAGTGCTATTGAAATAAAAATGCGTTACCCTATTTTATTTGATATAGCAGTCTATCTTTCTTCACTTATTGTGCGTGATTTAAAAATTGAGATTGCAGAAGATGAAATAGCCTTCTTAGCCCTTCATCTTGGTTCTTTCTTGGATGAGCAAGAAGAAAATGAATATAAAATACGAACCCAACTTAAAATGTCTGGTTATCTTGAGCGAGAAAATCGAGTACTTGGATGTTTAGAAAAGCGGTTTAGTGATGAACTTCTGTTTGTGAAAAACGGTTTTAATGATGAAAAAAATGTTGAGCTTATTCTTTCATCTGATAAAATAGTAGAAAACAATCCGCAGTACGAAACTGTACAGATTCATGAGTTCTTAATGGAGAAAGATTTTATACTTATCAGAGAAGCAATGGATAGAGTGAAGAATAAACGCTATCAATATTTTTTGAGAAGCTTTTTACCAGAAATAATTCAAAAAAATGCTTTCTTGCATCTGAAAGGTAAAGTATCAAAGTCAGTAGCTTTTGAGAAAATTGGGCATTGGTTTTTTACGAATGGCTTCGCTGAGAAAGATTTTTCTGAAAAATTATTTGAACGGGAAGGCTTATCTTCAACTTCTTTTAGTAGTGGTATTGCTCTGCCACATTCAATAAGATATGAAGGAAGAAAGACTGGTATGCTTATATTTAAACCTGAAGAGCCTCTCCATTGGGATAACCAAGTTGTGCAGCTCATTTTGAGTTTCACTATCAATCCAGATGATTCTAAAGATTTTAACAAGCTTTTCCCTCATCTCATAGAAATATTGACGGAAGAATATCATGTTGAGTATCTGAGGAGAAGCGAAAATAGAGAAGAATTTCTGGAAAGAATGATTGAATTACTTTCGGTATAG
- a CDS encoding LPXTG cell wall anchor domain-containing protein, whose amino-acid sequence MNNGKLKVSLALLGFSGLLNLFLTQPVRANMMQSKIGFTVHQDVRDAGVLPPEIPQNGQLVHYDLLPSTGSAQEYSLILLGCMLLLFVVVFFLTRIYVEKGKLQ is encoded by the coding sequence ATGAATAATGGCAAACTAAAGGTTAGTTTAGCACTCTTAGGTTTCTCTGGTCTGTTGAATCTTTTCCTTACGCAACCAGTGCGCGCTAATATGATGCAAAGTAAAATTGGTTTTACAGTTCATCAAGATGTGAGAGATGCAGGCGTATTACCACCTGAAATCCCTCAAAATGGACAGTTGGTGCATTATGATCTCTTGCCGTCTACAGGAAGTGCTCAAGAATATTCTCTCATCTTGTTGGGCTGTATGCTGTTATTATTTGTTGTTGTATTTTTCTTAACTCGTATCTATGTAGAGAAAGGAAAACTTCAATGA
- a CDS encoding MarR family winged helix-turn-helix transcriptional regulator, protein MSNSILNKELCFQLYIASKEIIKQYKPYLKKYDLTYTSFIALLALEDDMTVNALGEELYLDSGTLSPLLKKLEQKGYLVRKRSRSDERSVKLFLSEDGKKLKKKLPAISIQVSQELAEQSDEINYHSLITQLSQLNNIMKNMKREP, encoded by the coding sequence ATGAGTAATTCGATTTTAAACAAGGAACTTTGCTTTCAACTGTACATTGCTTCTAAAGAAATTATTAAACAGTACAAGCCGTATTTAAAAAAATATGATTTGACATATACAAGCTTTATTGCTTTGCTGGCACTAGAAGATGACATGACCGTCAATGCGCTGGGGGAAGAATTATACTTAGATTCTGGTACTTTGAGTCCTTTATTAAAGAAACTGGAACAAAAAGGTTATCTTGTTCGAAAACGCTCGCGTTCAGATGAACGCAGTGTTAAATTATTTTTAAGTGAAGATGGAAAGAAACTCAAAAAAAAGCTTCCTGCTATTTCCATACAAGTTAGCCAAGAACTTGCTGAACAATCAGATGAAATTAACTATCATAGTTTGATTACGCAACTCTCTCAACTCAATAACATCATGAAAAACATGAAACGAGAGCCGTAA
- a CDS encoding organic hydroperoxide resistance protein, which yields MQKIFSTKMINTGGRNGEVHSPDNSFKLDIAAPGSKAVDATNPEQLFAAGYSACFNSALDYVKKSRNIDGESTIEVTVSLYNLSQGAVPDVVLGVDIVGHIDGVSFEEAKELLEMAHETCPYSRATKGNIEVTIDIF from the coding sequence ATGCAAAAAATATTTTCAACAAAAATGATAAATACAGGTGGGCGTAATGGTGAGGTACACTCTCCAGATAATAGCTTTAAGTTAGATATTGCAGCACCAGGAAGTAAAGCTGTGGATGCGACAAATCCAGAACAGCTGTTCGCAGCAGGTTATAGCGCTTGTTTTAACAGTGCTTTAGACTATGTTAAAAAATCAAGAAATATTGATGGGGAATCAACGATAGAAGTAACTGTATCCCTCTACAACTTAAGTCAAGGAGCAGTGCCCGATGTTGTTTTAGGTGTTGACATCGTCGGACACATAGACGGTGTAAGCTTTGAAGAGGCAAAAGAATTGTTAGAAATGGCCCATGAAACTTGTCCTTATTCCCGTGCGACAAAAGGGAATATTGAAGTTACAATTGATATCTTTTAA
- a CDS encoding DUF916 and DUF3324 domain-containing protein, translated as MKFIKGLGCFAILLFTLFLPVNAHAEEGAGFTVTPVLGKGQTDPAAGYFSIKGEKNTSYPVTVAVQNLTENETQDFDVQLVQATTSNNGHIDYTPSSKKMVAGGLSLKDLVEDKKATQKVTVAAGQTKNITFNLKLPQDNIKGTVLGSVYVRKVPQETAKSKGVGVRNAFAMTIPVILSEDFNKRITPKLELTNAQMKSDTGVPKVVGEVSNQAPSMFGQIKVDAWVTEKGKTDKVYQSQSEKYEMAPYSSFEYTIDTNNHLLKPGKYTYHMLMKSGDKSFDMARDFTVDSKNRETVNSKLLEGEKSNTNLWWLIAAGVGISIIIFLVAFGLGKRKGTTDENEDE; from the coding sequence ATGAAATTTATAAAAGGATTGGGCTGCTTCGCCATACTGCTATTCACCTTATTTCTACCTGTGAATGCACATGCGGAAGAGGGCGCGGGTTTTACCGTCACTCCGGTACTTGGAAAGGGTCAAACGGATCCAGCTGCAGGCTATTTCTCAATTAAGGGTGAAAAAAATACAAGTTATCCAGTAACGGTAGCTGTTCAGAATTTGACAGAAAATGAAACTCAAGATTTTGATGTTCAGCTTGTTCAAGCAACGACAAGTAACAATGGCCATATTGATTACACTCCCAGCTCCAAAAAAATGGTGGCTGGGGGGCTTTCCCTCAAAGATTTAGTTGAGGATAAAAAGGCCACTCAAAAAGTAACAGTTGCCGCAGGGCAGACAAAGAATATTACCTTTAACCTTAAGCTACCGCAAGATAATATAAAAGGCACTGTTTTGGGCAGCGTCTATGTGCGCAAAGTCCCGCAAGAAACAGCAAAGTCAAAAGGTGTAGGTGTTCGTAATGCCTTTGCAATGACAATTCCTGTCATACTATCGGAAGACTTTAATAAAAGAATTACGCCCAAACTAGAGTTAACCAACGCACAGATGAAGTCGGATACGGGAGTGCCTAAAGTCGTAGGTGAAGTGAGTAACCAAGCTCCAAGCATGTTTGGGCAAATAAAAGTAGATGCTTGGGTGACGGAAAAAGGAAAAACGGACAAGGTTTATCAGTCTCAATCAGAAAAATATGAGATGGCTCCCTATTCTTCCTTTGAATATACAATAGATACCAATAACCATCTTTTGAAACCGGGAAAATATACCTATCATATGCTGATGAAGTCTGGTGATAAAAGTTTTGATATGGCACGTGACTTTACAGTGGATAGTAAAAATAGAGAAACTGTTAACAGCAAGCTGCTTGAGGGAGAAAAATCAAATACAAATCTTTGGTGGCTCATAGCTGCAGGAGTTGGTATCAGCATTATTATTTTCCTCGTGGCTTTCGGGCTAGGAAAAAGAAAGGGCACTACAGATGAGAATGAAGATGAATAA
- a CDS encoding type 1 glutamine amidotransferase domain-containing protein, which produces MTKKILIIETNTPKYDETDRATGLWLGETTHFYEEIISAGYEVDFASPQGGYVPIDPESFKYANAIDWKWYTNRNFREVALSNTKKISDLNAEDYGAIYFTGGHGVLWDYPEDKALMKVAEEIYDAGGFITSVCHGSAGLLNLKDEVGEYLIKDKIVTGFTNEEEELNGTTAAVPFLTETELNQRGARYKKDSAFKAFAVRDGRIITGQNPQSPQKVAELLVAELRK; this is translated from the coding sequence ATGACGAAAAAAATATTGATCATAGAAACAAACACGCCTAAATATGATGAGACAGACAGAGCTACAGGGCTGTGGTTGGGCGAGACCACTCATTTTTATGAGGAAATAATCTCTGCAGGATATGAAGTTGATTTTGCAAGTCCCCAAGGGGGTTATGTTCCCATTGATCCTGAAAGTTTTAAATATGCGAACGCCATCGATTGGAAATGGTATACAAACAGAAATTTTAGAGAAGTTGCCCTTTCCAACACAAAAAAAATATCAGATTTAAATGCTGAGGACTACGGTGCTATATATTTTACAGGCGGTCATGGCGTACTGTGGGATTATCCAGAAGATAAAGCGTTAATGAAAGTCGCTGAAGAAATTTATGATGCAGGTGGATTTATAACGTCTGTTTGTCATGGTTCTGCTGGACTTTTGAACTTGAAAGACGAAGTAGGTGAATACCTTATAAAAGATAAAATCGTTACCGGGTTTACTAACGAGGAAGAAGAACTTAATGGAACAACAGCCGCTGTCCCTTTCTTAACCGAAACCGAGCTCAATCAACGTGGTGCGCGATATAAAAAAGACTCAGCTTTTAAAGCTTTTGCTGTAAGAGATGGACGGATAATAACGGGACAAAATCCCCAATCTCCCCAAAAAGTCGCTGAATTACTTGTAGCGGAGTTACGTAAATAA